In the genome of Populus nigra chromosome 9, ddPopNigr1.1, whole genome shotgun sequence, one region contains:
- the LOC133702573 gene encoding uncharacterized protein LOC133702573 gives MSLTIKPHLHHQNHRMHKPTSTNSRDWTQIYTVYGMEQWQTLLFLVFQATLFSIMSILFLLYYQPICQFLDNFFLLTATSSTGGGSAARFAAGFIGCVTALSAVCLFFAAGNFFYSSVGLRYEMAQRIVSCVNDWSNVKVALDIGCGRGILLNAVATQLKKTGSSGRVVGLDRSKGTTLSTLRTANVEGVGEYVTCREGDVRSLPFGDNYFDVVVSATFVHTVGKEYGHRTVEAAAERMRVLGEMVRVLKPGGVGVVWDLLHVPEYVRRLQELKMEDITVSERVTAFMMSSHIVSFRKPIQHILGPCEVRLDWRC, from the exons ATGTCACTAACGATCAAGCCTCATCTCCATCATCAGAATCACAGAATGCACAAACCCACATCAACAAACAGCAGAGACTGGACACAGATCTACACAGTTTATGGCATGGAACAATGGCAAACATTACTCTTTCTCGTATTTCAAGCTACTCTCTTCTCCATCATGTCAATCCTTTTCCTACTATACTACCAACCAATCTGCCAGTTTCTAGACAATTTCTTCCTCCTCACCGCCACCAGTTCCACCGGTGGTGGCAGTGCAGCGCGTTTTGCTGCTGGGTTCATCGGCTGTGTGACAGCACTATCTGCTGTCTGTTTGTTTTTCGCGGCGGGGAACTTTTTTTATAGTTCTGTTGGGTTGCGCTATGAAATGGCGCAAAGGATTGTAAGCTGTGTGAATGATTGGTCTAATGTTAAGGTTGCTCTTGATATCGGATGCGGCCGTGGGATTTTGTTGAATGCGGTGGCTACTCAGTTGAAGAAGACAGGGAGCTCCGGTCGGGTTGTTGGGTTGGACCGGTCTAAAGGGACTACTTTGTCTACGCTTCGAACCGCCAACGTGGAAG GTGTTGGAGAGTATGTCACTTGCAGGGAGGGTGATGTTAGGAGTCTACCATTCGGTGATAACTACTTTGATGTGGTGGTATCAGCTACTTTTGTACACACAGTTGGAAAAGAGTATGGCCATCGGACAGTGGAGGCTGCAGCAGAAAGAATGAGGGTGTTGGGTGAGATGGTCAGGGTTCTGAAGCCCGGGGGTGTTGGGGTCGTCTGGGATCTACTACATGTGCCGGAATATGTCCGACGTCTACAAGAATTGAAGATGGAGGATATTACGGTTTCAGAGCGTGTGACTGCCTTCATGATGAGCAGCCACATTGTATCTTTTCGGAAACCTATTCAGCACATACTGGGTCCTTGTGAGGTCCGCCTGGATTGGAGATGCTGA
- the LOC133702963 gene encoding PAP-specific phosphatase HAL2-like yields MGENNYAKELDVAVRVVHMACSLCQRVQEGLVSSISNDLVKSKDDDSLVTVADWSVQATVSLMLSESFSNQKVSIVAEEDAQTLSKSDSVGLLTAVVNTVNECLAEAPKYGLQSPKEALGTSQILEAISRCNSTGGRNGRHWVLDPVDGTLGFVRGDQYAVALALIEEGKVVIGVLGCPNYPRKKEWLNHHHHHQSYQSMPKMSDTSDTWEKGCVLYAQRGSGEAWMQPLIHGNKKHTWSNSAQRVQVSAIDDPALATFCEPVEKANTNHSFTAGVAHSMGLKKQPLRVHSMVKYAAIARGDAEIFMKFAQSGYKEKIWDHAAGVIIVEEAGGVVTDAGGHPLDFSRGLYLEGLDRGIVACSGTTLHEKLIGAVYASWESSNL; encoded by the exons atgggagAGAACAATTACGCTAAGGAATTGGATGTGGCTGTTCGAGTTGTTCACATGGCTTGTTCTCTTTGCCAGCGAGTTCAAGAGGGCTTGGTTTCTTCGATTAGTAATGACCTTGTTAAGTCTAAAGATGATGATTCTCTTGTTACTGTTGCAG ATTGGAGTGTTCAAGCAACAGTTAGCTTGATGCTGTCGGAATCTTTTAGCAATCAAAAGGTGTCAATAGTTGCTGAAGAAGATGCTCAAACTCTCTCAAAGTCTGATTCAGTAGGTTTGCTGACAGCTGTTGTGAACACTGTGAATGAATGCTTAGCTGAAGCACCAAAATATGGTCTTCAGAGTCCCAAGGAAGCTCTCGGAACCTCACAAATTCTTGAGGCCATAAGCCGATGCAACTCAACTGGGGGACGCAATGGAAGACATTGGGTACTTGATCCTGTCGATGGAACATTAGGATTTGTGCGTGGGGACCAATATGCTGTGGCTCTTGCATTGATAGAGGAGGGAAAAGTTGTGATTGGAGTGCTCGGGTGCCCTAATTACCCTCGGAAGAAAGAATGgctaaatcatcatcatcatcatcagtcCTATCAGAGCATGCCAAAAATGTCTGATACTTCTGATACATGGGAAAAAGGATGCGTGCTGTATGCACAGAGAGGCAGTGGTGAGGCATGGATGCAGCCGTTAATACATGGAAATAAGAAACATACTTGGTCAAATTCTGCACAAAGAGTTCAAGTTTCTGCAATTGATGACCCAGCGCTGGCAACCTTCTGTGAACCAGTGGAGAAAGCCAACACAAACCATTCCTTCACTGCTGGAGTTGCTCACAGCATGGGGCTTAA AAAACAGCCCTTGCGTGTCCATAGCATGGTGAAATATGCAGCCATAGCTCGAGGTGATGCTGAGATCTTTATGAAATTTGCTCAGTCAGGGTACAAAGAGAAGATATGGGATCATGCTGCTGGGGTTATCATTGTAGAAGAGGCTGGTGGTGTGGTAACTGATGCTGGAGGCCACCCCCTGGACTTCTCAAGGGGTTTGTACTTAGAAGGTCTTGATCGGGGCATAGTTGCTTGCTCTGGGACCACCTTGCATGAGAAGCTCATTGGAGCTGTTTATGCTAGCTGGGAGTCTTCGAATCTCTGA
- the LOC133702572 gene encoding uncharacterized protein LOC133702572 gives MVCFCFLVDQTRKVRRFKPVAGSCSRCGRGASVADMRTSTRFCHVPFYWDSWRAIICTFCGAILKSYR, from the coding sequence ATGGTTTGTTTCTGTTTCTTGGTGGACCAAACAAGGAAGGTTAGAAGATTCAAGCCGGTAGCCGGGTCATGTTCAAGGTGCGGTCGTGGTGCAAGCGTGGCTGATATGAGAACTTCAACAAGATTTTGTCATGTTCCATTTTACTGGGATTCTTGGAGAGCTATTATTTGTACCTTCTGTGGAGCTATTCTCAAATCTTACAGATGA